Proteins encoded by one window of Streptococcus sanguinis:
- a CDS encoding PLP-dependent aminotransferase family protein — translation MSYNMKKSNLYGDSFMTKAKYQRIVDKITKDIKEGKLTTGQKIPSVRKLAERYHCSKDTAQKALIELKYQKYIYAVPKSGYYVLENAQEEKQDLELPVRDDRHQAYEDFRLCVNETLIGRENYLFNYYSQQEGLEDLRRSVQKLMLDSAVYASRDQLVLTSGTQQALYILSQIDFPNQKERILVEQPTYHRINDLLLAQKLPYETIERTPQGIDLQELERIFQSGKIKFFYTIPRFHYPLGHSYSRQEKEEILRLAQLYNVYIVEDDYLSDFDSRRELTFHYLDNSQRVIYIKSFSTSLFPALRITALLLPPQIQKTFIVYKSAVDYDSNLIMQKALSLYINSLMFEKNRLALLQLQEEEARKAQILLEQAQLPLSSYLTKDGILLDLRSLSSVSALKHSSLPLDFFEQSYLASCPYQYAKLPYDNLEKNVEKLKDYLK, via the coding sequence ATGAGTTACAATATGAAAAAATCAAATCTGTATGGGGACAGTTTTATGACCAAGGCAAAATACCAACGCATCGTCGATAAGATTACTAAGGATATTAAAGAGGGAAAACTGACAACTGGTCAGAAAATTCCTTCTGTCCGGAAGCTGGCAGAGCGTTATCACTGTAGCAAGGATACTGCGCAGAAGGCTCTGATTGAGCTCAAGTATCAGAAGTACATCTATGCCGTTCCCAAAAGCGGCTACTATGTGCTGGAGAATGCTCAGGAAGAAAAGCAGGATTTGGAGTTACCTGTGAGGGATGACCGTCACCAAGCCTATGAGGATTTCCGACTCTGTGTGAATGAAACTCTGATTGGCCGGGAAAATTATCTCTTCAACTATTACTCTCAGCAGGAAGGACTGGAGGATTTACGTCGCTCTGTGCAAAAGCTAATGCTAGACTCTGCTGTTTATGCTTCTAGGGATCAGTTGGTACTGACTTCCGGCACCCAGCAGGCTCTCTATATCCTTTCACAGATTGACTTTCCCAACCAAAAAGAGCGTATCTTAGTAGAGCAGCCGACCTACCATCGGATTAATGATCTTCTGCTAGCGCAAAAACTTCCTTATGAAACCATTGAAAGAACACCACAGGGGATTGACCTGCAAGAGCTGGAGAGGATTTTTCAAAGCGGAAAGATTAAGTTTTTCTACACCATTCCGCGTTTTCACTATCCCTTGGGCCACTCTTACAGTCGGCAGGAAAAGGAAGAAATTCTTCGGCTAGCCCAGCTCTATAATGTCTATATCGTAGAAGATGACTATCTATCAGACTTTGATAGCCGTCGGGAGCTGACCTTTCACTATCTAGACAATAGCCAGCGGGTCATCTACATCAAGTCCTTTTCAACCAGCCTTTTCCCAGCCCTGAGGATTACCGCCCTACTCCTTCCGCCCCAGATTCAAAAAACCTTCATCGTTTACAAAAGCGCCGTGGACTATGACAGCAACCTCATCATGCAGAAGGCTCTATCTCTCTACATCAACAGTCTCATGTTTGAAAAAAATAGGCTGGCGCTGCTGCAGCTTCAAGAAGAGGAAGCAAGAAAGGCGCAGATACTACTGGAGCAAGCTCAGCTGCCACTATCCAGCTATCTGACAAAGGACGGCATTCTGTTAGACTTGAGGTCACTTTCTTCCGTCAGTGCTCTCAAACACAGCAGCCTGCCGCTTGACTTCTTTGAACAGAGCTACCTTGCTAGCTGCCCTTACCAGTATGCTAAGCTGCCTTATGATAACTTAGAAAAAAATGTAGAGAAATTAAAAGACTATTTAAAATAG
- a CDS encoding pyridoxamine kinase, producing the protein MKTKTVILATDISGLGKVAVTAALPLFAICQLEVALLPTMILSSHTGGFPDVYIDDYTHGMLAFLKQWQSLEFDFLALVTGYLKSDIQVENLLHFKKEKSLPLIVDPIMGDKGTFYQGFSDAHLDHMRRLCQHADLVLPNLTEACLLLEESYEESLSEDRWEDYCKRLAELGPSKVLLTGLPMKENQIGVAYFDAATEEFNLFSSPALPQQFFGTGDILTTLVAAAFVQGIDIKQALPVILKFIEKSLVLSFKEQIDPKKGVFYQPYLGELFADFQALMEERDEETNT; encoded by the coding sequence ATGAAAACAAAAACAGTCATTCTGGCCACAGATATTTCTGGCTTAGGTAAGGTTGCTGTAACAGCTGCCCTGCCGCTCTTTGCAATTTGCCAGCTAGAGGTGGCCCTGTTGCCAACCATGATTTTATCGTCCCATACAGGCGGTTTTCCAGACGTCTATATAGATGATTACACGCATGGGATGCTTGCTTTTTTGAAACAATGGCAGAGCCTAGAGTTCGACTTTTTAGCTTTGGTAACAGGATATTTGAAATCTGACATACAGGTGGAAAATTTGCTGCACTTTAAAAAGGAAAAAAGCTTGCCCCTTATCGTGGATCCTATCATGGGAGACAAGGGGACTTTTTATCAGGGATTTTCAGATGCCCATCTAGACCATATGCGTCGCCTCTGCCAGCATGCCGATTTGGTTCTGCCCAATTTGACGGAAGCCTGTTTGTTGTTAGAAGAATCCTACGAAGAGAGTTTATCAGAAGATAGATGGGAGGACTACTGCAAGCGTTTGGCTGAGTTAGGACCGAGCAAGGTCTTGTTGACTGGCTTGCCGATGAAAGAGAATCAGATTGGTGTGGCCTATTTTGATGCGGCAACAGAGGAGTTTAACCTCTTTTCCAGTCCAGCTCTGCCCCAGCAATTTTTTGGAACGGGTGATATATTGACGACACTTGTAGCTGCGGCTTTTGTTCAGGGGATTGACATCAAGCAAGCCCTGCCGGTGATTTTGAAGTTTATTGAAAAGAGCTTGGTACTTAGCTTTAAAGAGCAAATAGATCCAAAGAAGGGCGTTTTTTACCAGCCCTACCTAGGAGAGCTTTTCGCTGATTTTCAAGCCTTAATGGAGGAAAGAGATGAAGAAACAAACACTTGA
- a CDS encoding ECF transporter S component — protein MKKQTLDLQTLTMISLFAALIFLSIQFFKIPVGAQFIHFGNALVVVGCLIFGSKLGFLAAAIGLGIFDLLNGYAVEIPVILLEALAVAVVIHFLYEELFQRKDKLRNILVTAVAAALVKIVLNIFKYTLTGTLFGGSSLPAAFLLAVAEITGTFGSSLATVIAVPILYPIFKQVRKAHKQRSPLEKQG, from the coding sequence ATGAAGAAACAAACACTTGATTTGCAAACCTTAACCATGATTAGTTTATTTGCTGCTTTGATTTTTCTGAGCATTCAGTTTTTTAAAATTCCTGTCGGAGCTCAATTTATTCATTTTGGGAATGCACTGGTGGTAGTGGGCTGTCTGATTTTTGGCAGTAAACTCGGTTTTTTAGCGGCCGCTATCGGATTGGGAATATTTGACTTGCTGAATGGTTACGCAGTGGAAATCCCAGTTATCTTGCTAGAAGCACTTGCGGTGGCCGTGGTGATTCATTTTCTGTATGAAGAACTTTTTCAGAGAAAGGATAAACTAAGAAATATTCTTGTGACAGCAGTAGCAGCAGCTTTGGTGAAGATTGTACTCAATATCTTCAAGTACACTCTGACAGGAACACTGTTTGGCGGGAGTAGTTTACCAGCAGCCTTTTTACTGGCAGTAGCTGAGATTACTGGTACATTTGGCTCCAGTCTAGCCACAGTCATCGCTGTTCCAATCTTATATCCAATCTTTAAGCAAGTCAGAAAAGCGCACAAGCAAAGAAGTCCTCTAGAAAAGCAGGGATGA
- the trhA gene encoding PAQR family membrane homeostasis protein TrhA codes for MNYALKLSKKLSFGEEIANAVTHAVGAVLMLILLPISAIYSYEGHGLVAAVGTSIFVISLFLMFLSSTVYHSMSYGSTHKYILRIIDHSMIYIAIAGSYTPVVLSLMNNWFGYLIIAIQWGTTIFGILYKIFAKKVNEKFSLALYLIMGWLVVFIIPQIIGQTGPVFWGLMLAGGLCYTVGAGFYAQKKPYFHMIWHLFILAASALQYLAIVYFM; via the coding sequence TTGAACTACGCGCTTAAACTCAGTAAAAAACTATCCTTCGGAGAGGAAATTGCCAATGCTGTTACCCATGCGGTAGGAGCCGTCCTGATGCTGATTCTGCTGCCTATCTCAGCCATTTATAGCTATGAAGGGCACGGGTTGGTGGCTGCTGTCGGAACTTCTATCTTTGTTATCAGCCTCTTTCTCATGTTCCTCTCCTCGACAGTCTATCACTCTATGTCCTATGGCTCGACCCACAAATATATCTTGCGCATTATCGACCACTCCATGATTTATATCGCCATTGCTGGCAGCTACACGCCAGTCGTGCTGTCGCTGATGAATAACTGGTTTGGCTATCTCATCATTGCTATCCAGTGGGGAACGACCATCTTTGGTATCCTCTATAAGATTTTCGCTAAGAAGGTCAATGAAAAATTCAGTTTGGCACTCTATCTGATTATGGGCTGGCTGGTGGTCTTTATCATTCCGCAGATTATCGGTCAAACCGGACCAGTCTTCTGGGGACTCATGCTGGCTGGTGGCCTCTGCTATACTGTAGGAGCTGGCTTCTATGCTCAAAAGAAGCCCTACTTCCACATGATTTGGCACCTTTTCATTCTAGCGGCCTCTGCCCTGCAATACCTTGCTATCGTTTATTTTATGTAA
- a CDS encoding DUF1836 domain-containing protein gives MNAQQVFPKWDELPELELYLDQVLLYVNNVCGSSISAADKGLTASMINNYVKHGYIAKPVKKKYQRRQVARLIAITTLKTVFSIQEISATLNMLHKSADSRELYDDFVDYMNGNKLEVVPIISTACQTVKLYQKTLSLIQVPNEEEENLELRA, from the coding sequence TTGAACGCTCAACAAGTTTTTCCCAAGTGGGACGAATTACCAGAACTGGAGCTATATTTGGACCAAGTTCTGCTCTATGTAAACAATGTCTGTGGCTCTTCCATTTCAGCTGCTGACAAGGGACTGACCGCTTCTATGATTAACAACTACGTCAAGCATGGCTATATTGCCAAGCCGGTCAAGAAAAAATATCAACGTCGTCAGGTAGCACGCTTGATTGCCATAACAACCTTAAAAACGGTCTTTTCTATCCAGGAAATCTCAGCTACTTTAAATATGCTGCATAAATCAGCAGATTCGCGAGAGCTTTATGATGACTTCGTTGACTACATGAATGGCAATAAACTAGAGGTGGTACCCATTATTTCCACAGCCTGCCAGACGGTCAAACTCTATCAAAAGACCTTATCCCTAATCCAAGTACCAAATGAGGAGGAAGAAAATCTTGAACTACGCGCTTAA
- a CDS encoding VanZ family protein yields MKKQIIFDMAAFLGSLIFWSWLYMRFFYAYVALVFYKNQPEWNLLIPASIILTLTAISSLFIRGLYSRHIPRWLVLASYTLYFLILFYALFLKNIGRQGFSLDLQSFTYNWIYGDKLVPTMNIIMFIPLGFLCKLSWKHAAYFTLAISLVEGSQYLFHLGIFDLGDILTNLLGFIIGSYLLETALGKWVVRHIH; encoded by the coding sequence ATGAAAAAACAAATAATCTTTGATATGGCAGCCTTCCTAGGCAGTCTGATTTTTTGGTCTTGGCTCTATATGCGCTTTTTTTATGCCTATGTAGCCCTTGTCTTTTACAAGAATCAGCCAGAGTGGAACCTGCTGATACCAGCTTCTATCATCCTGACTCTGACAGCTATTAGCTCGCTTTTTATTCGCGGCCTCTATAGTCGGCACATTCCTCGTTGGCTGGTGCTAGCCAGTTACACCCTCTATTTTCTCATTCTATTCTATGCCCTCTTTTTGAAAAATATCGGCAGGCAGGGCTTCAGTCTGGACCTGCAGTCTTTTACCTATAATTGGATTTATGGAGATAAGCTGGTACCCACCATGAATATCATTATGTTCATTCCGCTGGGCTTTCTCTGCAAGCTGTCATGGAAACATGCGGCTTATTTTACCTTGGCTATCAGTCTGGTTGAGGGGAGCCAGTATCTCTTTCATCTTGGCATTTTTGACTTGGGTGATATCCTGACTAATCTGCTAGGCTTCATTATCGGCAGCTATCTACTAGAGACAGCCTTGGGTAAATGGGTTGTCCGTCATATTCACTAA
- the yaaA gene encoding peroxide stress protein YaaA → MKILIPTAKELNLTAPSATPNPLSAQTQAVLDELATMSVTDLASFYKISPERAEVEWQAIQALREGTAQHAPALYLFDGLMYRHIKRQDYTKEESQYIEKYLAITSALYGVIPALEPIAPHRLDFMMPLKLDGKSFKAFWKEAYDQALAEDEMIFSLLSSEFETVFSTETRQRMIGFKFLEDRGGKLKVHSTISKKARGEFLTALITNQVTEIEQMKKLSFAGFTYRPDLSSEQELVYVKEV, encoded by the coding sequence ATGAAAATTCTTATCCCAACTGCCAAAGAGTTGAATCTAACTGCGCCATCAGCAACTCCTAATCCACTTTCAGCACAAACTCAGGCTGTGTTGGATGAGTTGGCAACCATGTCAGTAACTGACTTGGCATCATTTTATAAAATCTCCCCAGAAAGAGCGGAGGTAGAGTGGCAAGCCATTCAGGCTTTGCGAGAAGGAACTGCGCAGCATGCTCCAGCCCTTTATCTTTTTGATGGACTCATGTACCGTCATATCAAGAGACAGGACTATACCAAGGAGGAAAGTCAGTATATCGAGAAGTATCTTGCTATTACATCAGCGCTTTACGGTGTCATCCCAGCCCTGGAGCCCATAGCTCCCCATCGCTTGGACTTTATGATGCCACTCAAGTTAGATGGGAAGAGTTTCAAGGCATTTTGGAAAGAAGCTTATGACCAAGCTCTGGCAGAAGATGAGATGATTTTCTCCCTCCTGTCCAGCGAGTTTGAAACAGTCTTTTCCACGGAAACCCGCCAGCGCATGATAGGTTTCAAATTTCTGGAAGACCGAGGCGGAAAGCTGAAAGTCCATTCGACCATTTCTAAAAAAGCGCGCGGTGAGTTTTTAACAGCTTTAATAACTAACCAAGTGACAGAAATCGAACAGATGAAAAAATTAAGCTTTGCTGGCTTCACCTACCGACCTGACCTGTCTAGTGAACAAGAGTTGGTTTATGTCAAGGAAGTGTGA
- a CDS encoding ATP-binding protein has protein sequence MGVKYSASESSQLMEAMANNIRVANEVTDRLSQGCDHLIATLDSGELMGAAYTAGKGLFSEIIIPAIKKLQAAVDDIQTELNSYRAADAQVAEYGNLDLDQLKKTKELREQQLASVKKAIEAKESFLERMKSIATFNIVSHMQSLVILSSAESQIESQIKELEEKIEKLEFFVAQVSQYFSDSLEVLRLAIQGASQLSQVLVDSDGNYSVDGVDMSWAIKMKGQKIETYIPVTKKEKFIQTIRQQYGFSRTESEILLNLYQKLEKEYGSKKANIEFFKIVASYSYGDKSYGAWQVVGGLYSPNGVNGINVGINYRMKSVLKKYGLKDDEIDTIQKAIQNQHNFTNLKKIQETDSEAELTQKLDAGASKAYGKDVRYADLDANQKSRVRELLSQFGGTTDYSHMAATISAHYTGNHFIENEDDLAGWQGDVAGTMGLPPSLGNDDYRSDLDAVNIYNKMKNGDSVVDVTNSYYDSVERTSGYRAYEFVQNIGEGDYTKGMNKLEETYKLYVSSHSSEQSSNFEKFMNAIQHFQKDLDKPNPSIGE, from the coding sequence ATGGGAGTAAAGTACAGTGCGTCAGAGTCTTCACAGCTGATGGAGGCAATGGCTAATAATATTCGAGTGGCTAATGAGGTGACAGACCGATTATCTCAGGGATGTGATCACCTGATAGCTACCCTAGACTCTGGAGAACTCATGGGAGCAGCCTATACAGCAGGGAAAGGCCTCTTTTCAGAGATTATCATTCCTGCCATTAAGAAGCTACAGGCTGCAGTGGACGACATTCAAACGGAGTTAAATTCATACAGAGCTGCAGATGCTCAGGTAGCTGAGTACGGAAACCTCGACCTGGATCAGCTGAAGAAGACAAAAGAGTTGAGAGAGCAGCAGCTAGCCTCTGTCAAAAAGGCTATTGAAGCAAAAGAATCATTCTTAGAGCGCATGAAGTCTATTGCTACATTTAATATCGTTTCTCACATGCAGTCTCTGGTGATTCTTTCTAGTGCAGAATCGCAAATTGAATCACAAATCAAAGAATTGGAAGAGAAGATTGAAAAGCTGGAGTTCTTTGTCGCTCAAGTCTCCCAATATTTCAGCGATAGTCTAGAAGTTCTTCGTCTAGCTATCCAAGGAGCCAGCCAGCTAAGCCAAGTCCTAGTGGATAGTGATGGAAATTACTCAGTTGATGGTGTAGATATGAGCTGGGCTATTAAAATGAAGGGACAGAAGATTGAGACATACATACCAGTAACTAAAAAAGAGAAATTTATTCAAACTATTAGACAACAGTATGGATTTAGTCGAACTGAATCAGAGATATTACTAAATTTATATCAAAAGCTAGAAAAGGAATATGGATCCAAGAAAGCAAATATAGAATTCTTTAAAATAGTTGCATCTTACTCTTATGGTGATAAATCTTATGGAGCTTGGCAAGTGGTCGGTGGATTATATAGCCCGAATGGGGTAAACGGTATAAATGTTGGTATTAATTATAGAATGAAATCTGTTTTGAAAAAATATGGCTTAAAAGATGATGAAATTGATACGATTCAGAAAGCTATTCAGAATCAGCATAATTTTACTAACCTAAAAAAGATTCAGGAAACAGATTCAGAAGCAGAACTTACTCAAAAACTAGATGCTGGTGCTTCAAAGGCATATGGGAAAGATGTTAGATATGCCGATTTAGATGCCAATCAAAAATCTAGAGTAAGAGAATTACTATCTCAATTTGGAGGAACCACAGACTATTCCCATATGGCCGCAACTATTTCCGCACATTATACAGGTAATCATTTTATTGAAAATGAAGATGATTTAGCGGGATGGCAAGGTGATGTAGCTGGTACTATGGGACTTCCGCCGAGTCTTGGTAACGATGACTATCGTTCAGATTTAGATGCTGTTAATATTTACAACAAAATGAAGAATGGGGATAGCGTAGTTGATGTTACAAACTCATATTACGATAGTGTTGAGAGAACATCTGGCTATAGAGCTTATGAATTTGTTCAAAATATTGGAGAAGGGGATTACACGAAAGGAATGAATAAATTAGAAGAAACTTATAAATTATACGTTTCTTCTCATTCTAGTGAACAATCATCAAACTTCGAAAAATTCATGAATGCTATCCAACATTTCCAAAAGGATTTAGACAAACCCAATCCCTCTATCGGAGAGTAA
- a CDS encoding DUF4176 domain-containing protein → MTELLPIGSVVQLKNGQVKIMIINRYPLYDNKGEIGYLDYSGCVYPFGMTDNQACFFNNEDIEKVWFEGYIDESEEKMLAKIEDKLSQIPYPKYSLADL, encoded by the coding sequence ATGACTGAGCTACTACCGATAGGGAGTGTTGTCCAACTTAAAAATGGACAAGTGAAAATTATGATTATTAACCGTTATCCTCTTTATGATAATAAGGGTGAAATTGGTTATTTAGACTATTCCGGCTGTGTATATCCTTTTGGTATGACGGATAATCAAGCTTGCTTCTTTAACAATGAAGATATTGAAAAAGTTTGGTTTGAGGGGTATATAGATGAATCAGAAGAGAAAATGCTAGCAAAAATAGAAGATAAATTATCTCAAATTCCTTATCCTAAATATTCTTTAGCTGATTTATAA
- a CDS encoding NADPH-dependent FMN reductase, whose amino-acid sequence MSKVLFIVGSLRQGSFNHQLAEQAEKALAGKAEVSYLDYKDVPFFNQDIESPAPAAVAKVREEILAADAIWIFSPVYNWAIPGVVKNLLDWASRALDLSDPTGPSALNAKVVTVSSVANGTSPDEVFKHYRSLLPFIRMNVVEPFTGVGINPEAWGTGQLTVAEDKLAELSAQADALLAALN is encoded by the coding sequence ATGTCTAAAGTATTATTCATCGTCGGCTCGCTTCGTCAAGGTTCTTTCAACCACCAATTGGCTGAGCAAGCTGAAAAAGCTTTGGCTGGCAAGGCAGAAGTTTCATATCTTGATTACAAAGATGTACCATTCTTCAACCAAGACATCGAAAGTCCTGCTCCAGCTGCTGTTGCTAAGGTTCGTGAAGAAATTTTGGCCGCTGATGCCATCTGGATTTTCTCACCTGTCTACAACTGGGCTATCCCAGGAGTAGTGAAAAACCTCTTGGACTGGGCTTCACGCGCTCTGGATTTGTCAGACCCAACTGGCCCATCTGCTCTGAATGCTAAGGTTGTTACTGTTTCATCTGTAGCTAACGGCACATCACCAGACGAAGTATTCAAGCACTACCGTAGCCTGCTGCCTTTCATCCGTATGAATGTGGTAGAACCATTCACAGGTGTTGGTATCAACCCAGAAGCATGGGGAACTGGACAACTGACTGTCGCAGAAGACAAACTTGCTGAACTCTCAGCACAGGCTGATGCTCTTTTAGCAGCCCTTAACTAA
- a CDS encoding MarR family winged helix-turn-helix transcriptional regulator — protein sequence MKITDDLSKEALLDLKTMIVFHKAARTIRAIEAQIFKKHDLTPTQFSVLETLYSKGELRIQDLIDRILATSGNMTVVIKNMERDGWIVRTCDPNDRRAFLIGLTEQGRAKIEAALPDHIKNIQQALSILEEDDKQNLIRILKNFKKLS from the coding sequence ATGAAGATTACAGACGATTTAAGCAAAGAAGCTCTGCTTGATTTGAAAACCATGATTGTCTTTCACAAGGCAGCAAGAACCATCCGTGCCATTGAAGCCCAGATTTTTAAAAAGCATGATTTGACTCCTACTCAGTTTTCCGTCTTAGAAACCTTGTACAGCAAAGGGGAACTGCGTATTCAGGACCTGATTGACCGTATACTGGCTACTTCTGGCAACATGACTGTCGTCATCAAAAATATGGAACGCGACGGCTGGATTGTTCGCACCTGTGACCCAAATGACCGCCGGGCTTTTTTGATTGGCTTGACGGAACAAGGCAGAGCTAAAATTGAAGCCGCCCTGCCTGATCATATCAAAAATATCCAGCAAGCTCTGTCCATTCTCGAAGAAGACGATAAGCAAAATTTGATTCGCATTTTAAAAAATTTCAAAAAATTGAGCTAA
- a CDS encoding cell wall elongation regulator TseB-like domain-containing protein: MKYKNRNKASFPIWQYLIGIFIVLSVLVFSFFAVLQVSMQPRQSAKEASRRLAKEYADLEKVDSFAIYNGQESYYSLLGKTSKGVEKAVLIAKDSNEIRVYRLDQGVSQAEAESIAKENGAGTIDKVTMGFFQDQPIWEVKSGGTYYLIGFESGQLVSKEGL, from the coding sequence GTGAAATATAAAAATAGAAATAAAGCCAGTTTTCCAATTTGGCAGTACCTTATCGGTATTTTTATCGTTCTCAGCGTTCTTGTCTTTTCATTTTTTGCAGTTTTGCAAGTGTCTATGCAGCCGAGACAGTCGGCTAAGGAAGCAAGCAGACGCTTGGCCAAGGAATATGCAGATCTTGAAAAAGTGGATTCTTTTGCCATCTACAATGGGCAGGAATCCTACTACAGTCTGCTTGGCAAGACAAGTAAAGGTGTCGAAAAAGCTGTTTTGATTGCTAAAGATTCCAATGAGATTCGGGTCTATCGACTGGACCAAGGTGTCAGTCAGGCAGAGGCGGAGAGCATTGCCAAGGAAAATGGAGCAGGAACTATTGATAAGGTGACCATGGGCTTTTTTCAGGATCAGCCCATCTGGGAAGTCAAGTCGGGAGGCACCTACTACCTGATTGGTTTTGAAAGCGGACAGTTGGTCAGCAAGGAGGGACTATGA
- a CDS encoding pyridoxal phosphate-dependent aminotransferase, with product MKLSNRVLKMEESVTLATAARAKALKAQGRDILSLTLGEPDFPTPKNIRDAAVAAIEDGRASFYTVTSGLPELKEAVVEYFANYYGYTIQPNQVTVATGAKFSLYTFFMSVLDPGDEAIIPTPYWVSYGDQIKMAEGTPVFVQATEENNFKVTMEQLEAARTDKTKVLVLNSPSNPTGMIYTAEELLAIGNWAVEHDILILADDIYGRLVYNGNKFTPISSLSEEIRKQTVVINGVSKSYSMTGWRIGYAVGEPEIIAAMSKIAGQTTSNPTAAAQYAAIEALTGSQETVETMRQAFEERLNTIYPLLAQVPGFEVVKPQGAFYLFPNVKKAMEMKGYTDVTEFTTAILEEVGVALVTGAGFGAPENVRLSYATDLDTLKEAVQRLQQFMESK from the coding sequence ATGAAATTATCAAATCGTGTCTTAAAAATGGAAGAAAGCGTGACTTTAGCAACAGCAGCACGAGCTAAGGCTTTGAAAGCGCAGGGGCGGGATATTCTATCTCTGACTCTGGGAGAGCCGGATTTTCCAACGCCTAAGAACATCCGAGATGCGGCTGTAGCAGCTATTGAGGATGGGCGTGCTAGCTTTTATACGGTGACTAGCGGTCTGCCAGAGCTAAAAGAAGCAGTGGTGGAGTATTTTGCCAACTATTACGGCTACACAATCCAGCCGAATCAAGTGACGGTGGCAACCGGAGCCAAGTTCTCCCTCTACACCTTCTTTATGAGTGTGCTTGATCCAGGTGATGAGGCTATCATTCCAACGCCTTATTGGGTCAGCTACGGCGACCAGATTAAGATGGCTGAGGGAACTCCTGTTTTTGTCCAAGCCACTGAGGAAAATAATTTCAAGGTAACGATGGAACAGTTAGAAGCTGCTCGGACTGATAAGACCAAGGTCTTGGTTTTGAACTCGCCGTCCAATCCGACTGGTATGATTTATACAGCAGAGGAGCTGCTGGCGATTGGGAACTGGGCTGTAGAGCACGATATTCTGATTTTGGCAGATGACATCTATGGACGTCTGGTTTATAACGGCAATAAATTTACGCCAATTTCCAGTCTATCTGAGGAGATTCGCAAGCAGACGGTGGTCATCAATGGTGTCTCTAAGAGCTACTCCATGACAGGCTGGCGGATTGGCTATGCAGTTGGTGAGCCGGAGATTATTGCGGCCATGAGTAAGATTGCAGGTCAGACGACTTCTAACCCGACAGCAGCGGCTCAATATGCAGCTATAGAAGCGCTGACTGGCAGTCAGGAAACGGTTGAGACTATGCGTCAAGCCTTTGAAGAGCGTCTGAATACTATTTATCCTCTCTTGGCTCAGGTGCCAGGATTTGAAGTGGTCAAGCCACAAGGTGCCTTCTATCTCTTTCCAAATGTCAAGAAAGCCATGGAAATGAAAGGTTACACAGATGTGACCGAGTTTACGACAGCAATTTTAGAAGAAGTTGGTGTGGCTCTGGTGACCGGAGCAGGATTTGGTGCCCCAGAAAATGTCCGTCTTAGCTATGCGACGGATTTGGATACGCTCAAAGAAGCCGTTCAGCGCCTGCAGCAATTTATGGAGAGTAAATAG